A region of Planococcus sp. MSAK28401 DNA encodes the following proteins:
- a CDS encoding ClpXP adapter SpxH family protein: protein MSNLDLAEDIREHQVSCKPMELYVFMDPMNPACWELQSIIRKLQIEYGHYFSMRMILSTQLSALNMSVKNADMTGDELEHPALPSVAIKAAELQGKRAGNRFLYKLQEHLFLQSRNVTSYDVLLEIAEEAELDQGEFKDDFHSVHSAKAFQCDLRITREMEISEVPSIVFFNECIEDEGVKVSGLYSYDVYLTILQEMLGKDRLNRQSPPSLDDLFIKYPTMATHEVASIYNISEQTAERELKKQVLQQKLERIPLQDETLWKVK, encoded by the coding sequence GTGAGCAACCTGGATCTGGCAGAGGATATCCGCGAACACCAAGTTTCCTGCAAACCGATGGAATTATACGTGTTCATGGATCCGATGAATCCCGCATGCTGGGAACTTCAATCCATCATCCGCAAATTGCAAATCGAGTACGGCCATTACTTTTCAATGCGGATGATCTTGAGTACACAATTATCCGCCCTGAACATGAGCGTGAAAAATGCGGATATGACTGGCGATGAGCTTGAACATCCCGCACTTCCCTCTGTTGCCATCAAAGCGGCAGAGCTCCAGGGCAAACGAGCAGGCAATCGATTCCTGTATAAACTGCAAGAGCATCTCTTTTTACAATCAAGAAACGTCACATCCTACGATGTACTGCTTGAAATTGCGGAAGAAGCTGAATTGGACCAAGGAGAGTTCAAAGATGATTTCCACTCGGTCCACAGCGCAAAAGCATTCCAATGCGATCTTCGCATCACCCGTGAAATGGAAATTTCCGAAGTGCCAAGCATCGTCTTTTTCAATGAATGCATCGAAGACGAAGGTGTCAAAGTTTCTGGCCTTTATTCATACGACGTCTATTTGACCATCCTACAAGAAATGTTGGGAAAAGACCGGCTTAACCGGCAGTCCCCGCCTTCTCTCGATGATCTGTTCATAAAATACCCAACGATGGCGACACACGAAGTGGCGAGCATCTACAATATCAGCGAACAAACTGCAGAACGCGAACTGAAAAAGCAAGTATTGCAGCAAAAACTTGAACGCATCCCGCTGCAGGACGAGACATTATGGAAAGTAAAATAA
- the pepF gene encoding oligoendopeptidase F — protein MTEKLMTRDQVPAELTWRLEDIFATDAQWEEEFKAVSELAEKAGQYEGTLSSGANALYEALSYKDELSERLRKLYAYAHMRYDQDTTNSTYQAMDSRIKSLFAKTAAGLSFMTPEILSLDEAELNRYVDEHDGLKLYRQALEELNTMRPHVLKAEQEALLAQLSEVVGASSETFGMLNNADLEFPEIENEDGEKVQITHGNYIRFMESKDRRVREDAFKAVYATYGKFRNTFASTLSGNVKRDNVHARIRNYSSAREAALSDDHIPEAVYDQLVETVNNNLHLLQRYVALRKEVLGLDQVHMYDMYTPLVKEVKMEIPYDKATGMMLEGLNALGEEYVGIVKSGIDNRWVDVKENKGKRSGAYSSGAYGTNPYILMNWQDNVDNLFTLAHEFGHSVHSHYTRENQPFVYGDYSIFVAEVASTTNEALLNEHLVNTTEDEQERIYLLNHWLDGFRGTVFRQTMFAEFEHTIHQMDQDGEALTADRLTEVYYELNKKYFGEDMAVDEEIGLEWARIPHFYYNYYVFQYATGFSAATALSKKILEEGQPAVERYINEFLKAGSSDYPIEVLKKAGVDMTSSEPVEEACKVFGQKLEELEALLLKK, from the coding sequence ATGACGGAAAAATTAATGACTAGAGATCAAGTGCCTGCAGAACTGACATGGCGCTTGGAAGATATTTTTGCTACAGATGCTCAATGGGAAGAGGAATTCAAAGCGGTCTCGGAGCTGGCAGAGAAAGCTGGACAGTATGAAGGTACCTTATCATCCGGAGCGAATGCCTTATACGAGGCGCTAAGCTATAAAGATGAACTGTCGGAGCGCCTGCGCAAGCTATACGCATACGCGCATATGCGTTATGACCAGGATACGACGAATTCAACATACCAGGCGATGGACAGCCGCATCAAATCGCTTTTTGCCAAGACGGCAGCAGGTTTGTCTTTCATGACGCCTGAAATCTTGTCTTTAGACGAAGCAGAGCTGAACCGCTACGTAGATGAACATGACGGTCTTAAGCTTTATCGACAAGCGCTCGAAGAACTCAATACGATGCGTCCGCACGTACTGAAAGCGGAGCAAGAAGCTCTTCTTGCACAATTATCAGAAGTGGTTGGAGCATCTTCTGAAACGTTCGGCATGCTTAATAATGCCGATTTGGAGTTTCCGGAAATTGAAAATGAAGACGGCGAAAAAGTGCAGATTACACACGGCAATTACATCCGTTTCATGGAAAGCAAAGATCGCCGCGTACGTGAAGATGCATTTAAAGCCGTTTATGCGACGTATGGCAAATTCCGCAATACCTTTGCTTCCACTTTATCCGGAAATGTTAAACGCGATAATGTCCACGCGAGAATCCGCAATTATTCATCGGCCCGTGAAGCAGCGTTGTCAGATGACCATATTCCGGAAGCTGTGTACGATCAATTAGTCGAAACAGTCAACAACAACCTGCATCTATTGCAGCGCTATGTAGCACTGCGCAAAGAAGTGTTGGGCCTTGACCAAGTTCATATGTATGATATGTACACACCGCTCGTCAAGGAAGTCAAAATGGAGATTCCATATGACAAGGCGACGGGCATGATGCTCGAAGGCTTGAATGCACTCGGTGAAGAATATGTCGGCATCGTCAAATCCGGCATCGACAACCGTTGGGTCGACGTGAAAGAAAACAAGGGCAAGCGCAGCGGTGCTTATTCTTCCGGTGCTTACGGCACAAACCCTTATATCCTGATGAACTGGCAGGACAATGTAGACAACTTGTTCACGTTGGCGCATGAATTCGGCCATAGCGTCCATAGCCATTATACGAGAGAAAATCAGCCGTTCGTCTACGGTGATTATTCCATCTTTGTGGCAGAAGTTGCATCGACGACGAATGAAGCCTTGTTGAATGAACACTTAGTCAATACGACAGAAGATGAGCAAGAACGTATCTACTTGCTCAATCACTGGCTGGATGGTTTCCGCGGCACGGTATTCCGCCAGACGATGTTTGCTGAATTCGAGCACACAATCCACCAGATGGACCAAGACGGTGAAGCTTTGACGGCTGACCGTTTGACGGAAGTGTATTACGAATTAAACAAAAAGTATTTCGGCGAGGACATGGCAGTGGATGAGGAAATCGGGCTAGAGTGGGCGCGCATCCCGCATTTCTACTATAACTACTATGTATTCCAGTATGCGACAGGATTCAGCGCCGCTACTGCGTTAAGCAAAAAGATCCTGGAAGAAGGGCAGCCAGCGGTAGAGCGTTATATTAACGAATTTCTTAAAGCTGGCAGCTCTGATTACCCGATTGAAGTATTGAAAAAAGCCGGTGTGGATATGACTTCTTCCGAGCCGGTCGAAGAGGCGTGCAAAGTCTTTGGGCAGAAGCTTGAAGAACTTGAAGCCTTGCTTTTGAAGAAATAA
- a CDS encoding competence protein CoiA — protein sequence MIHILTALDKGRLFTLQAYHTRQELIQLRRDRTFLCPACEAPVVLKVGTTKIPHFAHLQQFSCTPGSEPETPLHLLGKSRLASFFQDKNIPVHVECYLPQIKQRPDLLAKKSAIEIQCSKLPLEQVVKRSQGYAKIGLHAIWIRGTKCVPAPGLGLVQIRPFERAMFRSRPLHPHLLQFNPNHSLFIYYSNLFYVQGNRWIAKVSLLPVKEQVFPFAVPKKLTKAEYVQAISLMRIENNKHIRSQLFAKNRMRNPFWRLSYELRLDKEAIPEIFGLPLAGGHLFLEHPLIWQMKAALMIESGKPVETLLTERLVKIASSGIDMRTPLQVLSAYETIYRNGHSECFSEVMDISYHLLAKAWEN from the coding sequence GTGATTCATATATTAACAGCGCTCGATAAAGGCCGTTTATTTACGCTCCAAGCCTATCATACAAGGCAAGAGCTGATTCAGCTGAGAAGAGATCGAACCTTCCTGTGTCCCGCCTGTGAAGCACCGGTCGTCTTGAAAGTCGGTACAACGAAAATTCCCCATTTCGCCCATCTCCAGCAATTCTCCTGCACGCCAGGCAGCGAACCGGAAACGCCGCTTCATCTGCTTGGAAAATCCCGCTTAGCCTCATTTTTCCAAGACAAGAACATCCCCGTTCATGTTGAATGCTACTTGCCCCAAATCAAACAGAGGCCCGACCTGTTAGCCAAGAAATCGGCGATTGAAATCCAGTGCAGCAAATTGCCCCTAGAACAGGTGGTGAAGCGCAGCCAAGGATACGCCAAGATAGGTCTTCATGCCATTTGGATCCGTGGCACAAAGTGTGTGCCTGCTCCAGGGCTGGGCCTTGTCCAAATCCGCCCATTCGAAAGAGCGATGTTTCGTAGCAGGCCTCTTCATCCCCATCTCCTGCAATTCAACCCCAATCATTCCCTCTTCATCTACTATTCCAATCTTTTTTATGTACAAGGCAACCGCTGGATCGCAAAGGTATCGCTTTTGCCTGTGAAGGAACAAGTTTTTCCTTTTGCGGTGCCGAAAAAATTAACCAAAGCAGAGTACGTTCAGGCAATATCCTTGATGCGTATAGAAAATAATAAACACATCCGTTCGCAATTGTTCGCAAAAAATAGGATGAGAAATCCATTCTGGCGATTGAGCTATGAACTTCGACTCGATAAAGAAGCCATCCCGGAGATTTTCGGGCTGCCGCTTGCAGGTGGGCATCTATTTCTGGAGCATCCCCTCATATGGCAAATGAAAGCGGCACTCATGATCGAATCGGGAAAACCAGTGGAAACTTTATTAACCGAGAGACTGGTCAAGATTGCGTCTTCTGGAATTGATATGCGCACGCCCTTACAAGTGCTTTCGGCATATGAAACCATCTACAGAAATGGCCATTCCGAATGTTTTTCGGAAGTGATGGATATTTCCTATCATCTGCTTGCAAAAGCGTGGGAAAATTGA
- the mecA gene encoding adaptor protein MecA: MEIERINDNTVKFYISYLDVEERGFSRDEIWFNRDKSEELFWEMMDEVNEEADFVMEGPLWIQVQAMDKGLEVTVTRAQLTKDGQKLDLPDDIEERRKMFSGEEAGSQEFDEFEPVYDEGDTKKLEYSFVLSEVEELLPIAKRLMYMPVDTALYHFDGKYYMHVKFDEILHSEKDIKDQLSVITEYLQQTPMTIHRLEEYGKAIFKEDALPNVLHYFG; encoded by the coding sequence ATGGAAATAGAACGCATTAACGACAACACAGTGAAATTTTACATTTCCTATCTTGATGTTGAAGAGCGAGGGTTCAGCCGTGACGAAATTTGGTTTAACAGAGACAAAAGCGAAGAGCTTTTCTGGGAAATGATGGATGAAGTCAATGAAGAAGCCGATTTCGTTATGGAAGGGCCGCTGTGGATCCAAGTGCAAGCCATGGATAAAGGACTTGAAGTTACTGTCACTCGTGCGCAATTGACGAAAGACGGGCAAAAACTTGATTTGCCGGATGATATAGAAGAACGCCGCAAGATGTTTTCAGGGGAAGAAGCTGGTTCACAAGAGTTCGACGAATTCGAACCGGTTTATGACGAGGGTGACACAAAGAAACTCGAATATTCCTTTGTTCTTTCTGAAGTGGAAGAATTGCTTCCGATTGCGAAACGCCTTATGTATATGCCGGTCGATACGGCATTGTACCACTTTGACGGAAAGTACTATATGCATGTGAAGTTTGATGAAATCTTGCATTCTGAAAAAGACATCAAAGACCAATTGAGCGTCATCACCGAATACTTGCAGCAAACTCCAATGACAATCCACCGTCTTGAAGAATACGGCAAAGCGATTTTCAAAGAAGATGCATTGCCGAACGTATTGCATTATTTCGGATAA
- the spxA gene encoding transcriptional regulator SpxA — MVTLFTSPSCTSCRKAKAWLEEHDIPYTERNIFSEPLTISEIKEILRMTEDGTDEIISTRSKIFQKLNVDVESLPLQRLYELIQEHPGLLRRPIIMDEKRLQVGYNEDEIRRFLPRKVRAYQLLEAQRMVN; from the coding sequence ATGGTTACATTATTTACTTCTCCAAGCTGTACGTCTTGCCGCAAGGCGAAAGCGTGGCTGGAAGAACATGATATTCCATATACAGAACGCAATATCTTCTCTGAACCTTTGACAATAAGTGAAATCAAAGAAATTCTACGTATGACAGAGGATGGAACGGATGAGATCATTTCAACTCGTTCGAAGATCTTCCAAAAACTGAATGTGGACGTAGAGAGCTTGCCATTACAGCGACTCTATGAATTGATCCAAGAACATCCGGGCTTATTGAGACGCCCGATTATCATGGATGAAAAACGCCTGCAAGTTGGTTATAACGAAGATGAAATCCGCCGATTCCTGCCACGTAAAGTGCGCGCGTATCAATTGCTTGAAGCTCAGCGCATGGTCAACTGA
- a CDS encoding putative glycoside hydrolase: MKSLKWLAASLFLLGSASTVQAAETAAEDFSTRTYEIVNIDSALLGTSERFGFDSGLAFEYPDAVRGIFVTGNSAGGARFSSLVDLVGNTDLNAMVIDVKEDVGHLTYTPKEDSPLADKGIGTSLIKDPRAMLEQMEQEQIYPIARVVVFKDTVLAEQHPELSFTTGGQVWTNGRGEAFVNPFMKEVWDYNVEVAIEAAKLGFKEIQFDYVRFPEGFERLGEQLDYSMGDYAESNLDPVQRRVEAVTDFVAYAKEKLEPYDVEVSVDIFGYAATLPEAPGIGQNFSKISENVDVISSMIYPSHWTSYFGIAKPDLEPYKLVAEYAKVENEVLSKLDEAPVSRPWLQDFTASYLGAGNYKRYGKAEVEAQIRALNEQGIDEFLLWNAGNSYSPGVDYTPE; encoded by the coding sequence GTGAAATCCTTAAAATGGCTTGCTGCATCCTTATTTCTACTAGGGAGTGCCAGCACTGTACAAGCGGCTGAAACCGCTGCAGAAGATTTTTCGACCCGTACATATGAAATAGTAAATATTGACTCAGCACTGCTCGGAACATCTGAACGGTTTGGGTTTGATTCAGGCTTGGCTTTCGAATATCCCGATGCGGTCCGGGGAATATTTGTTACTGGAAACTCGGCTGGAGGAGCTCGATTTTCTTCGCTAGTCGATTTGGTAGGGAATACTGACTTGAACGCGATGGTCATTGATGTCAAGGAAGATGTAGGTCATTTAACGTATACGCCAAAAGAAGATTCTCCGCTGGCTGATAAAGGCATCGGCACTTCATTGATTAAAGACCCCCGGGCAATGCTTGAGCAAATGGAACAGGAGCAAATTTACCCGATTGCGCGTGTGGTCGTCTTCAAGGATACGGTACTTGCGGAACAGCATCCTGAACTGTCCTTTACAACAGGTGGGCAAGTCTGGACCAATGGCCGGGGTGAAGCATTCGTCAATCCGTTCATGAAGGAAGTCTGGGACTATAATGTGGAAGTAGCGATCGAAGCGGCAAAATTAGGTTTCAAGGAAATACAATTCGATTATGTGCGTTTTCCTGAAGGATTTGAGCGGCTTGGTGAGCAGCTAGACTACTCAATGGGCGATTACGCAGAATCCAATCTAGATCCTGTTCAGCGCCGTGTAGAAGCTGTCACGGATTTTGTGGCCTATGCGAAAGAAAAACTCGAACCTTATGATGTAGAGGTATCAGTTGATATTTTCGGTTATGCGGCAACATTGCCAGAAGCGCCTGGCATTGGGCAAAACTTCTCGAAAATATCGGAGAATGTGGACGTCATTTCCTCAATGATATACCCTAGTCACTGGACATCATATTTCGGCATTGCAAAGCCGGATTTGGAACCGTATAAATTGGTTGCCGAATATGCAAAAGTTGAAAACGAAGTGCTTTCCAAATTGGATGAGGCACCTGTCTCACGGCCATGGCTTCAGGATTTCACCGCCAGCTACTTAGGTGCTGGAAATTATAAGCGCTATGGCAAGGCAGAAGTGGAAGCTCAGATCCGCGCTTTGAATGAACAAGGAATCGATGAATTCCTTCTTTGGAATGCAGGGAATAGCTATTCACCTGGCGTCGACTATACCCCGGAATAA